CCAGCCTGCGCGCCAACCAGCGCATCGACACGATCACGCTGGATTCCGCGCTGGCCCTGTTCGAACTGCCGCGCACGCTCGGCGAGACCGCCGACGGCGCCGAGGTCCAGGCCAACATCGGCCGCTTCGGCCCCTACGTGCGCATCGGCAAGACCTTCGTCTCGATGAAGAAGGACGACGATCCCTACACGATCGAACTGCCGCGCGCGCTGGAACTCTACGAAGCCAAGCTCGCCGCGCTGGAAGCGGCCACGATCAAGACCTTCGCCGCCAGCGAAGTGCGGATCATCAAGGGCCGTTTCGGACCCTACATCACCGACGGTTCGCGTCGCGGCAAGATTCCGCGTGGCGAAGAACCCGAATCGCTGAGCCTGGCGCGCTGCGAGGAGCTGCTCGCCGAGCAGGCGCCGGCCAAGAAGGGCGCGAAGAAAAGCGCCAAAAAGACCGCAGCGAAGAAAGTCGCCAAGAAGGCGGCTGCGAAAAAGGCACCGGCCAAGAAGCGCGCAGCCAAGAAAGCAGCTGTCAAAAAGGCGGCTGGCTGATCCGGCGCGGTTGCGGCCGCGCCGCGGCGGTGGGCTGGCGGACCGAAGCGCGGTTACACTGCCTGCCGATACCCAAACCGTGTAAGGCCACCGGCTCTTGAGCGAATTCTCCGAATCCAGTGCTTCGCTCGCGGCGCGTCACTACACGCGCCAGTCGCCGCGGCTGTCGCCGCAGCGCGCCGCGCGGGTACTGCGGCGCGGCGGCGTCATCGCCTATCCCACCGAAGGCGTCTGGGGTCTGGGTTGCGACCCTGACAATGCGCTCGCATGCGAGCGCATCCTGATGATCAAGAACCGGCCCTGGGAAAAGGGCCTGATCCTGGTCGCGAACGACTTCGACCAGTTGATGCCCTGGATCACGCTGCCGTCGAATTCCGCGATCCGGCGCGCCGCGACCACCTGGCCGGGTCCGGTGACCTGGCTGTTTCCCTGCGCCGACGACTGCCCGCTGTGGCTCAGCGGCGACCACGACACCATTGCCGTACGCATCAGCGACCACCCGGTAGTGCGCGCGCTGTGCCACTACTTCGGCGGCGCCATCGTATCGACCAGCGCCAATCGTGCCGGCCGCGATCCGGCCCTGAGCGCGACGCGGGTGCGCCTGCAGCTACGCTCCGAAATCGATGGCCTGGTACCCGGCCCGCTGGGAGGTCTTGAGGGCCCCACGCCGATCCGCGACGTGCGCAGCGGATTCATGCTGCGGCGGTAAAGCCGGAGATCCACGACCGTATGAGCGATGTGACCGACGCCCGCGCCGTCGAATCCTATCTGCGCGGACTGCAGGACCGGATCTGCCACGAACTGGAGCGACTGGACGGCGAGGCGCGCTTCGTGGCGGACCCCTGGCAACGCGACGAAGGCGGCGGCGGCGTAAGCCGCATCCTCTCGGACGGCGCCGTGTTCGAGCGCGCCGGTGTCGGCTTTTCGGATGTATATGGCTCGCACCTGCCGCCATCGGCCAGTGCGGCGCGCCCCGAGCTGGCCGGTCGCGGATTTCGTGCGATGGGCGTTTCGCTGGTGATCCACCCGCGCAACCCCTATGTGCCCACAGCCCATGCCAATGTGCGTTTCTTCATTGCCGAAAAGCCGGGCGAGGACCCGGTGTGGTGGTTCGGCGGCGGCTTCGATCTGACGCCGTACTACGGATTCGAGGACGACGTACGTCACTGGCACCGGCAGGCACAGGCCGCCTGCGCGCCGTTTGGCGAACATGTGCATCCACGGCTCAAGTCCTGGTGTGACGACTACTTCCACCTCAAGCACCGGAACGAGCCGCGCGGTGTCGGCGGCCTGTTCTTCGACGACTGGCAGGAGGGCGGATTCGATCAGGCCTTCGGCCTGATGCGCAGCGTCGGCGATCATTTCCTGCCGGCCTATGTTCCGATCGTCGAGCGCCGCGCCGCCCTGCCGTACGGCGAGCGTGAACGCGAGTGGCAGGCCTTGCGACGCGGCCGCTACGTGGAATTCAATCTGGTCTGGGACCGCGGCACCCTGTTCGGCCTGCAAAGTGGCGGTCGCACCGAATCGATACTGATGTCGATGCCGCCGCAAGTCGCCTGGCGCTACCGCCACGAACCGGCCCCGGCTTCGCCCGAAGCCGAACTGCTGGAGAGGTTCCTCAAGGTTCGCGACTGGGTCTGAAGCATATTCATCCGGCCGACAGTCGGCGTTCGATAAGGTAGAACTATCTATAAGGGCTGTTTGTATAGTTCTGATACATTGAACACATGACATTGACTGAACTTCGCTATCTGGTGAATCTCGACAAGGAACGGCACTTCGGCCGTGCCGCCGAGCGTTCATTCGTTTCGCAGCCAACCCTGTCGGTGGCCCTCAAGAAACTCGAGGACGAACTTGGCGTGATGCTGTTCGAGCGCAATCGCGGCGAGGCGCGGCCGACCCCGGTCGGCGTGCGCATCATCGGGCAGGCCAAGCGGGTGCTGGCCGAGGCCGCGCTGGTCGGAGACCTCGCCAAGGAAGGGCGTGACGAACTGGTCGGGCCGCTGCGGTTCGGCGCGATCTACACCGTAGGTCCCTATCTGCTGCCGTATCTGATCCCGATCCTGCGCCGAAATGCGCCGATGATGCCCTTGGTCATTGAGGAAAACTTCACCTCGGTGCTACTGGAACAACTGCGCAACAACGAGCTCGACGTGGCCATTCTGGCGCTGCCGATCGACATGAACGGCCTGCAATCCTGGCCGCTGTATGACGAGGATTTCGTGGTCTTGCTGCCACCGGACCATCACTGGACCGAGGAGCAATCGATCACCGCGCGACGCATGAGCGAGGAGCCTCTGCTCCTGCTCGGGCCCGGTCACTGCTTTCGCGATCAGGTGCTCGAAGCCTGTCCCAAGTGTGTCGACGCCGATGGTGACGGCCCCAAGCCGCAGACCGGGTCGAGCCTGGAGACGATCCGACACATGGTGGCCAGCGGCCTGGGCATCACCGTGCTGCCGCAGTCATCGATCGAAAACCGACCGCAGGAGCCGAGCCTGCTGGTCGCCAAGCCGTTCGCGCCGCCGGCACCATCACGCCGCATCGCCTTGATCTGGCGCAAGACGTTTCCGAGGACCAAGGCGATCGAGGTGCTGCGTGCCGCGATACTCGAATCCCAGATGAAGGGTGTGCGGTTTGTGGAAGAACAAGGACAGGCCGCCTGATCGTCGATCAGCGGCGAATCGTCCGCCGGAAGGGGGTAGACACCATGAAACTATCAGGAAAACGTCCCAAGAATCTCGGCGTGCGTGAGGGTCGCCTCGCGCCATGCCCCAACAAGCCGAATTGTGTCAGCAGCCTCTCGGGTGCCGGAGAAGGCAGTTCGATCGAAGACAATCCGCAGCACGTCCATCCGTTCCGGTTCGTCGGCGATCCGCTGGCGGTGATTCCGCGCTTGCGGCAGATCGTCGAGAGCTGGCCGCGCGCCACGGTGGTCACGGCGGACGAGCGGTATCTGCACGCCGAGTTCGAATCAAGGCTGCTCGGCTTCGTCGATGACGTGGAGTTCTATGTCATGCCCGACGAAGGCACCGTCCAATTGCGTTCGGCCGCGCGCCTGGGCTATTCGGATTTCGGGGTCAATCGGGCCCGCATCGAAGAGCTGCGCGAGCGCTTCGAAAGCTGACCGGTGGCGAGCGGTGCCCCTCAGTTGGCGACGCCGAGCGCGCGCAGGGTATCGAGGTTCAGGTAGGCATCGACCGGCAGCTTGTGGCTACGCTGATAGGCGTTCACCGCCGCCATCGTGCGTGGACCCACCTTGCCGTCAATCGGACCCGGATCGTGCCCGGCACTCTTGAGCGCACGCTGCAGGCGCTGGATCGTGCCCGGGCTCATGTTGGTCTCGCACAATACCGGCCGCCATTCGAGCTGCGAAGCCGACACCAGTTGCTTGACCGGCATGCTCGATGTCTGCTGCGGCACTTGCACGCGCCGCACCTGACCGGGTGAGCTGAGCTCCTGCACGGTCATCTGCGAGGTCTGCGGTGCGACGGCGACCCGCCGGACCTGTGCCGGCCGATCGATCACGCGCCGAGTCACCGTGCGGTACTCCGCGGGAATCTCGACCTGGCGGACCTCCGGCGTGCGCCGCATCACGCGCCGCGTCACCGTGCTGTACTGGGCCGGTTCCTCGACCAGGCAGTAAATCTGCCCGGTGCCGTAATCCTGCCGCTCGATCGGCCCACGCCCCGGCTTCCATACCTGCCGCGCCGGCGCGATCATGATGCGTTCGTTCTGGGTTTCGTAGACCGGTTCGGTGGTCACATAGCGCGTCGAGGCCGGACGCACCAGGACCTGCTCGGTCACGGTCTTGAACGTGGCCGGGATCACTTCCAGCCGTTCGTAGGCTTCCTGGGTGGTGAAGCTGCGTGTTCCGCTGGTGTACTGCGGCGGAACCACTTCATAGCGTTCGTACGCGGGCTGTGACACGTAGTCGCGCCTCACGGTCTGGTAGCGCTCGGGTGTGCGCACCAGCGCATAGCACTCACCGGCGCGCGCCGCCGGCATCGGCGGAATCGACGGACTGGTGGCAACCATGCTGGCATCGGTATACGGCGTCACCGAGGTCTCGACGTAGCGCGTCGGTTCCACCGAAGCATCCGAATACAGCACTCCGGAATCGACTGTCTGCCAGCTCGAATAGTTGCTTGAGTTGGTGGTGGTGGCCACCGTGTTCCAGCTCGAATAGCCACCGGTCGAAGCGGTCGAATCAGCCGTGCTGGCGTAGCCGGTGTCGCTGCTCGCGTAACGGGCATTGCCGCTGTCGAGCGTGGCGCTGCGCTGGTACATCGCCAGGCGCTCGGCGGTGCGCTGTTGTTCGATCTCCGCATTGGTCTGCTTGCGGAAGGTCGGCGTATCCAGAATCGCAGCCCGCCGATTCTCGAATTCGAAAGCTGGGCTGGGCGGCGGCTGCGCGGTACGGGCCGTCGTCACATACGGTGCCGGAATCGTGGCTTCGCGCAGATAGGCGTCGTCCTCGCTGATGTAACGGTCGCTCGCACAGGCGCCCAGTGCAAGTGTCGCCAGCAAGGCGCCGCTAAGCCTTCGATTATGCAACGACATACATCTCCCTTGATCCCCATCGCGCCGGCCGGTCAACGCCGCCGCATGGTAGCGATGCCGCCCGAGTTTCGTCTAACCGTCAAGATGCATCATGCCACGCCGCCGCTCGGCTCAGGGCACCGTGGCGGTACGCCGTCAAAGTCCCGTGTAATGCCACAGGAAGGCATAGATGTCGGCGGACTCCTCGATCTTCTTGGCCACCGGTTTGCCGCCGCCGTGACCGGCCTTGGTATCGATGCGGATGATCACGGGTCGCGCATCGCCCTGCGCCGCGGCCTGCATGGCGGCCGTGTACTTGAACGAATGTCCTGGCACCACGCGATCGTCGTGATCACCGGTGGTGACGAGCACGGCCGGGTAGTCCGCGTCAGGGTTCACGTTGTGCACCGGTGAGATGGCACGCAAGGATGGGAACATCTCGGCATCGTCGCTGGAGCCGTAGTCGCTGACCCAGGCCCAGCCGATCGTGAATTTCTGGAAGCGCAGCATGTCCATCACGCCGACGGTCGGGACCGCTGCCGCGAACAGGCCGGGTGCCTGATTGACGCAGGCGCCGATCAGCAGGCCGCCATTGGAACGGCCGTTGATGCCGAGCTGGCGCGGTGTGGTCCAGCGCTGCGCCACCAGATAGCGCCCCGCCGCGATGAAGTCATCGAACACGTTCTGCTTGTTCTGCAGCGTGCCGGCGCGGTGCCAGGCTTCACCGTACTCGCCGCCACCGCGCAGGTTCGCCAGCGCGAAGATGCCGCCGCGTTCCATCCAGACCAGACGTTCAACCTGGAACGACGGTGTCTGCGCGAGATCGAATCCACCGTAAGCATAAAGATAGGTTCTGTGCGTCTGCTCGCGTGACAGCCCTTTTCGGTGGCTGATGAACATCGGCACACGGGTACCGTCGGCGGAGCGGTAGAACACCTGCTCGGTTACGTAGTCGTCGGGGTCATAGGCAAGCTGCGGTGCGAAAAACACCGAGCCTTTCCCGCGATCAAGGTCGTAGACGTACTGGGTGGTCGGTTGCAGGAACGACTCGAAGCCGTAGTACAGCGTGGATTGACCGGCTTCGCCCTCGACTTCGGTGACCGACCCCAGGCCCGGCAGTCCGATCTCACCGAGCGCCTCGCCATCGAGCCCATAGCGGCGCAGCCGGTGCGTTGCGTCGTGCATCGCCAGCACGATCAGTTCGTCACCGGCCCGCGTCACGGTGTCGATGGTGTCCGGGCCTTCGGGGATGACGACCTCGGCGGTGGCGTTCTTCAGAGGCTCGAAGGCGATCACGCGCTTGCGCTCGGCGCCGTCATTGCTCAGCACGAACAGCCTCGAATCCTGACTTCCGATCAGCAGGAAATCGGCGCGGAACTCGTCGACCAGCCTGATCAAGGGTCTGTCGAACACCGGCGCATCCGGCGTCTTCAGGTCCTTGGCATACAGCAGGTTCTGGCTGGTGCCCTCCCAGACCGAAACCACCAGCCAGCGACCATCGGCGGTAACCTCGCCGGCAAAGCCGAGCCTCGGCTGCTCGGGGCGTTCATAGATCAAGCGATCCTTGGTCTGGTCCTCACCGAGTCTGTGGTAGTAGAGCTTCTGGTTGGCAAGGTCGTCGAAGGTGCCGGGATCGGCGCCGGCCGGTGGTGCCGGATAGCGCGAATAGAACACGCCGGCACTGTCATGCGTCCACGACACCTCGGAGAACTTCATGCGCTTGAGCGTGTCCGCGCGGTCCTCACCGCTGGCGATGTCGCGGAAGCGGAACTCCACCCAGTCGGAACCGGAGCGTTGCAGACCATAGGCCAGCCAGCGTCCATCCGGTGACACCACGGTTCCGGCCAACGCGACCGTGCCGTCGGTCGACAGCGTGTTCGGATCGAGCAGCACGCGCGGCGTGGCGCCGATCGGACTCTCGA
This DNA window, taken from Gammaproteobacteria bacterium, encodes the following:
- a CDS encoding Sua5/YciO/YrdC/YwlC family protein, giving the protein MSPQRAARVLRRGGVIAYPTEGVWGLGCDPDNALACERILMIKNRPWEKGLILVANDFDQLMPWITLPSNSAIRRAATTWPGPVTWLFPCADDCPLWLSGDHDTIAVRISDHPVVRALCHYFGGAIVSTSANRAGRDPALSATRVRLQLRSEIDGLVPGPLGGLEGPTPIRDVRSGFMLRR
- the hemF gene encoding oxygen-dependent coproporphyrinogen oxidase; protein product: MSDVTDARAVESYLRGLQDRICHELERLDGEARFVADPWQRDEGGGGVSRILSDGAVFERAGVGFSDVYGSHLPPSASAARPELAGRGFRAMGVSLVIHPRNPYVPTAHANVRFFIAEKPGEDPVWWFGGGFDLTPYYGFEDDVRHWHRQAQAACAPFGEHVHPRLKSWCDDYFHLKHRNEPRGVGGLFFDDWQEGGFDQAFGLMRSVGDHFLPAYVPIVERRAALPYGEREREWQALRRGRYVEFNLVWDRGTLFGLQSGGRTESILMSMPPQVAWRYRHEPAPASPEAELLERFLKVRDWV
- a CDS encoding hydrogen peroxide-inducible genes activator is translated as MTLTELRYLVNLDKERHFGRAAERSFVSQPTLSVALKKLEDELGVMLFERNRGEARPTPVGVRIIGQAKRVLAEAALVGDLAKEGRDELVGPLRFGAIYTVGPYLLPYLIPILRRNAPMMPLVIEENFTSVLLEQLRNNELDVAILALPIDMNGLQSWPLYDEDFVVLLPPDHHWTEEQSITARRMSEEPLLLLGPGHCFRDQVLEACPKCVDADGDGPKPQTGSSLETIRHMVASGLGITVLPQSSIENRPQEPSLLVAKPFAPPAPSRRIALIWRKTFPRTKAIEVLRAAILESQMKGVRFVEEQGQAA
- a CDS encoding DUF1499 domain-containing protein translates to MKLSGKRPKNLGVREGRLAPCPNKPNCVSSLSGAGEGSSIEDNPQHVHPFRFVGDPLAVIPRLRQIVESWPRATVVTADERYLHAEFESRLLGFVDDVEFYVMPDEGTVQLRSAARLGYSDFGVNRARIEELRERFES
- a CDS encoding peptidoglycan-binding protein, yielding MSLHNRRLSGALLATLALGACASDRYISEDDAYLREATIPAPYVTTARTAQPPPSPAFEFENRRAAILDTPTFRKQTNAEIEQQRTAERLAMYQRSATLDSGNARYASSDTGYASTADSTASTGGYSSWNTVATTTNSSNYSSWQTVDSGVLYSDASVEPTRYVETSVTPYTDASMVATSPSIPPMPAARAGECYALVRTPERYQTVRRDYVSQPAYERYEVVPPQYTSGTRSFTTQEAYERLEVIPATFKTVTEQVLVRPASTRYVTTEPVYETQNERIMIAPARQVWKPGRGPIERQDYGTGQIYCLVEEPAQYSTVTRRVMRRTPEVRQVEIPAEYRTVTRRVIDRPAQVRRVAVAPQTSQMTVQELSSPGQVRRVQVPQQTSSMPVKQLVSASQLEWRPVLCETNMSPGTIQRLQRALKSAGHDPGPIDGKVGPRTMAAVNAYQRSHKLPVDAYLNLDTLRALGVAN
- a CDS encoding prolyl oligopeptidase family serine peptidase, producing the protein MLAAPAVSTAQSFDYPNARQGTVVDDYFGTRVADPYRWLEDVDSPQTRAWVEAENAISKPLLAKLPARPAFERRMTELWNYERSGTPFTRAGKRFYLRNDGLQNQSVLYVESPIGATPRVLLDPNTLSTDGTVALAGTVVSPDGRWLAYGLQRSGSDWVEFRFRDIASGEDRADTLKRMKFSEVSWTHDSAGVFYSRYPAPPAGADPGTFDDLANQKLYYHRLGEDQTKDRLIYERPEQPRLGFAGEVTADGRWLVVSVWEGTSQNLLYAKDLKTPDAPVFDRPLIRLVDEFRADFLLIGSQDSRLFVLSNDGAERKRVIAFEPLKNATAEVVIPEGPDTIDTVTRAGDELIVLAMHDATHRLRRYGLDGEALGEIGLPGLGSVTEVEGEAGQSTLYYGFESFLQPTTQYVYDLDRGKGSVFFAPQLAYDPDDYVTEQVFYRSADGTRVPMFISHRKGLSREQTHRTYLYAYGGFDLAQTPSFQVERLVWMERGGIFALANLRGGGEYGEAWHRAGTLQNKQNVFDDFIAAGRYLVAQRWTTPRQLGINGRSNGGLLIGACVNQAPGLFAAAVPTVGVMDMLRFQKFTIGWAWVSDYGSSDDAEMFPSLRAISPVHNVNPDADYPAVLVTTGDHDDRVVPGHSFKYTAAMQAAAQGDARPVIIRIDTKAGHGGGKPVAKKIEESADIYAFLWHYTGL